The Ralstonia sp. RRA DNA segment CGAACAGCGCGTGGTCGCGCTTGCTTTCGGGCAGCGCGTGGTGGCTGTACTTTTCGTTCTTGCCCAGCGAGTACACCTGTGCCGTCCCCGTCTTGCCCGCCGACACATACTGGGCGCCGATGAACGCCTTGGCTGCCGTACCTGCCTGGTTCACGCCCACCATCGCGCGCTTGATCACGTCGATGTTGGCCTGCTTGAGCGGGATCCGGTAGCTCTCGGTCGGCACGGTCAGTGTGCGCGACTTGGAGAGCGAATCCTCGACCGCCTTCACTAGGTGAGGCTTCATCACTACGCCGTTGTTGGCCAGCGTCGACACCGCGTGCGCGAGTTGCAGGATGGTGAAGTTGTTGTAGCCCTGGCCGATGCCCAGCGAAATCGTTTCACCGTCGTACCACTTCTGTTGCTCGGGGCGCTTGTAGGCTTTGCGCTTCCACTCGGTGGACGGCAGGATGCCGGTGCGCTCGCCTTCGATGTCGATGCCCGTGACCTGCCCGAAGCCGAACGGCTTCATGAAGTCGTGGATGGCATTCACACCCATGTCGTTGGCGAGCCGGTAGTAGTACGTGTCGCACGACGCCACGATCGAGCGGTACATGTCGACCCAGCCGTGCCCGCCCGGTACGTCATCGCGGAAGGTATGGTTGCCCAGCGTGAACGAGCCCGGATCGGCCATGCCCCACTGCGGCGTGCGCTTGCCCAGCTCCAGCGCGCCCAGCGCCATGAACGGCTTGTAGGTCGAGCCCGGCGGATACGTGCCGCGCAGCGGACGGTTCAGCAGCGGCTTGTCGGGCGAGTTGTTCAGCTCGTTCCAGGAGGTGCTGTCGATGCCTTCGACGAACATGTTCGGATCGAATGTCGGCTTGGACACGAAGGCGAGGATGTCGCCCGTCTCCGGCTCGATCGCCACCAGTGCGCCGCGGCGGTTGCCGAAGAGCTGCTCGGCCAGGCGCTGCAGGTTGATGTCCAGCGACAGGATCAGGTTGTTGCCCGGCGTCGCTTGCGAGGTCGAGAGCGTGCGGATCGGCCGCCCGCCCGCGCTCACTTCCACTTCTTCGTAGCCGGTCAGACCGTGCAGCTCGGTCTCATAGCTCTGCTCGATGCCGACCTTGCCGATGTATTCCGTGCCGCTGTAGTTGTTGGAATCCTTGCGCGGGTCGTACGTCACACCGGGTTGGCTGTTGGCATCGCTCATGTTGTCGATGCGGTCCAGGTCTCGCTCGGAGATCCGCCCGATGTAGCCGATCACGTGCGACGCCGACTCACCCAGCGGGTACTGGCGGAACAAGCGTGCGTGCACGTCCACACCCGGAAAACGGAAGCGCTGCGCCGAGAAACGCGCGACTTCCTGATCGGTGAGCTGGCTGCGGATCGGCAGGCTCTCGAAGCTGCGCGCATCTTCCATCAGGCGCTTGAAGCGGCGGCGGTCGCGCGGCTGGATGTCGATGACTTGGGCGAGCTGGTCGATGGTGTTGTCCAGCGTGTCTTGCAGCTTGGACGGCGTGATCTCCAGCGTGTATGCCGAGTAGTTGCGCGCCAGCACCACGCCGTTGCGGTCCATGATGATGCCGCGGTTGGGCTCGATCGGCGCCACCGAGATGCGGTTGTCTTCCGCCTTGGCCGAGTACTGCTCGTGCTTGACCTCCTGCAGCCAGAAGAAGCGCGCCAGCAGCAGCCCGAAGCAGATCACCACGAACAGGGCGGCCGCCGCCAGCCGCAGGCGGAAGCGCGACAGCTCCTGTTCGACGTTGCGGATTTCGGTCATGCCGGACTAACAGCGAGGTGCATCAGATTGGACGCCCTAGATTGGCCGAGTTTCGTCGACGCTCTCCGGCCGGCGCTGCGGCGCCAGCAGGATGGCATTGGCGAACGGCCAGAGCGCCGCTTCGATCAGTGGCGGCAGAATGACCTGCCAGTCCGGCAGGTGCGCGCCCATCAGCAGGCGGATGACGATCGGCACGGCGTGCGCCAGCACCAGCAGCGGCAACACATGCAGCGCCTGCGACAGCACCGAGAACCACAGCACGCGCCGGTGGATGGTGATCGCAAAGTACGACAGCATCGTGTAGGCCATCGCATGCTCGCCCAGCAGGCGCGCTTCGTGCACGTCCATCAAGAGGCCCAGCAGGAAGGCCACCACCATGCCCACGCGTCGCGGCTGGTGGATGTTCCAGAACACCAGCACCAGTGCCACCAGATCGGGAATCCACTGTATGTGGCCCCACGGCATCAGGTTGAACAGGAATGCCAGCACGAAGCTGAAGGCGATGAAACCGGGGTTGACCGGGCGCAGCAGGTATTGGGGCGAGTTCATGTGGATGCCTCGCTTAGCGTTTGGCCGCTGGATCAGCAGTGTCCAGCGGATTGCCGTCGGCGTCGGTCGGGCGCGGCGGCGGGGTGTTGTCTTCGGCAGCGGGAGCCGGTGCCGGCACGTTGGCCTCGGCGGCAGCACGCGCGGCGCGGTCCTTCTCTTCGCGGGCTTCGCGGGCGGCGTTCTTGCCCTTGGCCACCGGTGCGGGTGCCACATCCATCGGCGGCGGGAAGCCCGACTCGTACTTCACGATCAACAGATGCCGGTTGCTGCGGATGCCAGCCACCGGCTCGCAGATCACACGTGAGAACGCGGTGTCGGCCTTACGCTCGATCTGTGCAATGCGCGCCACCGGCAGGCCCGCCGGATACACGCCGTCCAGCCCCGAGGTCACCAGCAGGTCGCCCTGCTGCAGATCGGCCGAGGCGGCCATGAAGCGCAGGTCCAGCGCGCCCGGGCGGGCACCACCAAACGCCACGCTGCGCAGGCCGTTGCGCACGACTTCCACGGGGATCGCCTGATCCTTGTCGGTCAGCAGCGTGACCTGCGATTCGAACAGCGACACGCGCGTCACCTGGCCGACCACGCCACGATCATCGATGACCGGGTAGCCGGCGCGCACGCCGTCCTTCGAGCCGCGATCAATGACGATGCGCTGGGTGTACGGATCACGCGCTTCGTAGAGAACTTCCGCTCCAATGGTGGGGATGGCGGCGTGCTGCTTCAGGTTGAGCAGCGTGCGCAGATTGCGGTTCTCGGCTTCAAGCTGCGAGGCGCGCAGCGATTGCTGGGCCTGGGCGACGGCCGATTCGCGCAGGTTGCGGTTATCGGCGGCGAGCGTGGTGGACGACTGTGTGTAATCCAGCGCAGCACGCACTGTGTCGCGCGGAATCAGCACCAGGCGCTCGACGGGGTACAGCACGACCGACACGACCTGCCGGACCACGCCCAGCACCGACATGCGGGCATCGATCACCAGCAGCGCGAGCGCGAGCGCAAGCAGGGCGACCAGCCGCGCGGTGGCGGACGGGCCCTGCTTGAAGAGGGGCGGCGGGGAGTAATCCATGACCCGGACGCTTCAGATGCACACGGCAGGCGCCGGACGGTCAACGTCAGCGGCCTGCCGGTAACGGATTAGGTGTGGCGTCGGTGCGGTGCCTGGGCCCGGGGTGGGCGGAGCACGGCGCACCGGCGCGGAACGCATCTCAGTGGCCCGCCACGGCCGCTGGTGCGGCCAGGAAGACAGGCGTGGCGAAATGCGCCAGATGCGAGCGGTGCATGATCCCGTTATTCGTACGAGAAGATGCTGCCGAGCTTGTCCATGCGCTCCAGCGCCATGCCCGAGCCGCGCACCACGCAGGTCAGCGGATCTTCGGCCACCAGCACCGGCAGGCCGGTTTCTTCGGCCAGCAGGCGGTCCAGGTCGCGCAGCAGCGCGCCGCCGCCCGTGAGCATCATGCCGCGCTCGGCAATGTCGGCGCCCAGTTCCGGCGGGGTTTGCTCCAGCGCGATCTTCACCGACGACACGATCTGGTTCAGCGGGTCCGTCAGCGCTTCCAGGATTTCGTTGGACGACACCGTGAAGGCGCGCGGAATGCCTTCCGACAGGTTGCGGCCCTTCACTTCCATCTCGCGCACTTCCGAACCCGGGAAGGCCGAGCCGATTTCCTTCTTGATGGCTTCGGCAGTCTGTTCGCCGATCAGCATGCCGTAGTTGCGGCGGATGTAGTTGACGATGGCTTCGTCGAACTTGTCGCCGCCCACGCGCACGGAACCCTTGTAGACCATGCCGCCCAGCGAGATGATGCCCACCTCGGTAGTGCCGCCGCCAATGTCCACCACCATCGAGCCCGACGGCTCCGACACCGGCAGGCCGGCGCCAATCGCGGCGGCCATCGGCTCTTCAATCAGGTAGACCTGCGACGCACCGGCGCCCAGCGCCGATTCACGGATGGCACGGCGCTCGACCTGGGTCGAACCGCACGGCACGCAGATGATGATGCGCGGGCTCGGACGCAGCAGCTTGGTGTCGTGCACCATCTTGATGAACTGCTTGAGCATCTGCTCGGTGACGGTGAAGTCGGCGATCACACCGTCTTTCATCGGGCGGATCGCCTCGATGTTGCCCGGCACCTTGCCCAGCATCTGCTTGGCTTCCTTGCCGACTGCCTGGATGGTCTTCTTGGCGTTCGGGCCGCCTTCCTGGCGAATGGCCACCACCGACGGCTCGTCGAGGACGATGCCCTTGTCGCGGACGTAGATCAGGGTGTTGGCGGTGCCGAGGTCGATCGCGAGATCGTTGGAGAAATAGCTACGCAAAAAGCCGAACATCGAATGAATCCTGTTTTCGAGTCATGGGCGGCTCAGCAGCAGAATCTCGGCCAATGGCTACACCGATACGCGGACGTCGCATGGCTACCATACGGTCCGATCCTGCTACTGCGCTCCCGGGAATGTCGCGGGCTCCGTGGTGGTCGGCGGTGGGGTGCCGTGGCACTGGCCATCCTGCCGAGGGTGAGCCGCCCGGAGGGGGCGGCCCCAAGGAACCTTTGATTAAGTGTCGCCAGATGCTGACGGCGGCGTCGCCGGGAGGTTCCCGGCCACTTAATCAGAGGGTCCGTGGCTGCACGAAGTCGCCTGCTGACTTAGAAATTTAGTCGGCAATCATACCTTATAATTCGGGCATTCTGCGGGTATTCGGCGGGCGTTTGCCTCCAATTTTGCGGCAAATCGGCACAACTCGGGCGTAACCTGAGCGAGCCTGGCGCGCAGTAGCCGTCGCTTGGCTGCCACTTGCGCACATTGCCCGCCTGCCTTTACTGATTGCCGCACTCACTGATCCACTCCGATGGCACTCGAACTCTCCGACGTCAAACGCATCGCCAACCTCGCCCGCATTGAAGTCTCCGATGGCGAGGCGGCGCAGACCCTGACCCAGCTCAACCAGTTCTTCACCCTGGTCGAGCAGATGCAGGCCGTGGATACCACCGGCATCGAGCCGATGGCCCACCCGATCGAGCTGATCCAGGCCCCGGCCCAGCGCCTGCGCGACGACGCCGTCACCGAGGCCGACCGCCGCGCCGACTACCAGCAGTGCGCCCCGGCCACCGAGGCCGGCCTGTACCTCGTGCCCAAGGTGATCGAGTAAACGGCGCCACGGCGCTGCGCTTGACCCCTCTCCATTCGACGACGCCGGCCGCAGCCGGCAGCCCATCCGAACGTATTCGATGACCGCATCCACGATCAAAGCCCTGTCTGCCCAACTCGCCGCCAAGGAGGTTTCGGCGGTGGAACTGGCGCGCCATTACCTCGCGCGCATTGATGCCGGGGCGCACCTCAACGCCTTCATCCATGTCGATGCCGAGGCTACGCTCGCGCAGGCGCAGGCTGCCGACGCGCGCATCGCGGCCGGCAATGCGGCACCGCTGACCGGCGTGCCGATCGCGCACAAGGACGTGTTCGTCACGCGCGGCTGGCGCGCCACGGCCGGCTCCAAGATGCTGGGCGACTACGTCAGCCCGTTCGACGCCACCGTGGTGGAGCGCCTGAGCGCCGCCGGCATGGTGACGCTGGGCAAGACCAACATGGACGAGTTTGCGATGGGCTCGTCCAACGAAAACTCGGCTTTTGGCCCGGTCAAGAACCCGTGGAACGTCGAGCACGTGCCGGGCGGCTCGTCGGGGGGCTCGGCGGCTGCCGTGGCGGCCGATCTGGCGCCGGCGGCAACCGGTACCGACACCGGCGGCTCGATCCGCCAGCCGGCATCGTTCTCGGGCATCACCGGCATCAAGCCGACGTATGGGCGCGTGTCGCGCTACGGGATGATCGCCTTCGCCTCGTCGCTGGACCAGGGTGGCCCGATGGCGCGTACGGCCGAAGATTGCGCGCTGCTGTTGTCCGCCATGGCAGGTTTTGACCCGCGTGACTCCACCAGCCTGGAACCCGGCCGTGGTGGTGATGTGGAAGACTTCACCCGCCTGCTCGGCCAGCCGCTGCAAGGTGCGGACGCCGCCCGCCCGCTGGCCGGCCTGCGCATCGGCCTGCCCAAGGAATATTTTGGCGAAGGCCTGGCCGACGACGTGCGCACCACCGTGCGCGCCTCGCTGGCGGAGCTGGAAAAGCTCGGCGCCACGCTGGTCGACATCAGCCTGCCCAAGACCGAGCTGTCGATCCCGACGTACTACGTGATCGCCCCGGCCGAGGCCTCGTCCAACCTGTCGCGCTTTGATGGCGTGCGCTACGGCCACCGTGCGGCCGAGTACCGCGATCTGGCCGACATGTACCGCAAATCCCGCGCCGAAGGCTTCGGTTGGGAGGTCAAGCGCCGCATCCTGGTCGGTGCCTATGTGCTGTCGCACGGCTACTACGACGCGTACTACCTGCAGGCGCAGAAGATCCGCCGCATCATCGCGCAGGATTTCCAGAACGCGTTTGGTCAATGCGACGTGATCATGGGCCCCGTGGCGCCGACCGTTGCGTGGAAATTGGGTGAGAAGAGCGACGATCCGGTGCAGATGTATCTCGAGGACATCTTCACGCTGTCGACCAGCCTGGCAGGTCTGCCGGGCATGAGCGTGCCCGCCGGTTTTGGCGCAAACGGTCTCCCGGTTGGCTTGCAGATCATTGGCAACTATTTTGAAGAGGCACGCATGCTGCAAATCGCGCATGCGTTCCAGCAGGCGACCGACTGGCACGCACGCCAACCGGCAG contains these protein-coding regions:
- the mreD gene encoding rod shape-determining protein MreD, with the translated sequence MNSPQYLLRPVNPGFIAFSFVLAFLFNLMPWGHIQWIPDLVALVLVFWNIHQPRRVGMVVAFLLGLLMDVHEARLLGEHAMAYTMLSYFAITIHRRVLWFSVLSQALHVLPLLVLAHAVPIVIRLLMGAHLPDWQVILPPLIEAALWPFANAILLAPQRRPESVDETRPI
- the mreC gene encoding rod shape-determining protein MreC, coding for MDYSPPPLFKQGPSATARLVALLALALALLVIDARMSVLGVVRQVVSVVLYPVERLVLIPRDTVRAALDYTQSSTTLAADNRNLRESAVAQAQQSLRASQLEAENRNLRTLLNLKQHAAIPTIGAEVLYEARDPYTQRIVIDRGSKDGVRAGYPVIDDRGVVGQVTRVSLFESQVTLLTDKDQAIPVEVVRNGLRSVAFGGARPGALDLRFMAASADLQQGDLLVTSGLDGVYPAGLPVARIAQIERKADTAFSRVICEPVAGIRSNRHLLIVKYESGFPPPMDVAPAPVAKGKNAAREAREEKDRAARAAAEANVPAPAPAAEDNTPPPRPTDADGNPLDTADPAAKR
- the mrdA gene encoding penicillin-binding protein 2, which produces MTEIRNVEQELSRFRLRLAAAALFVVICFGLLLARFFWLQEVKHEQYSAKAEDNRISVAPIEPNRGIIMDRNGVVLARNYSAYTLEITPSKLQDTLDNTIDQLAQVIDIQPRDRRRFKRLMEDARSFESLPIRSQLTDQEVARFSAQRFRFPGVDVHARLFRQYPLGESASHVIGYIGRISERDLDRIDNMSDANSQPGVTYDPRKDSNNYSGTEYIGKVGIEQSYETELHGLTGYEEVEVSAGGRPIRTLSTSQATPGNNLILSLDINLQRLAEQLFGNRRGALVAIEPETGDILAFVSKPTFDPNMFVEGIDSTSWNELNNSPDKPLLNRPLRGTYPPGSTYKPFMALGALELGKRTPQWGMADPGSFTLGNHTFRDDVPGGHGWVDMYRSIVASCDTYYYRLANDMGVNAIHDFMKPFGFGQVTGIDIEGERTGILPSTEWKRKAYKRPEQQKWYDGETISLGIGQGYNNFTILQLAHAVSTLANNGVVMKPHLVKAVEDSLSKSRTLTVPTESYRIPLKQANIDVIKRAMVGVNQAGTAAKAFIGAQYVSAGKTGTAQVYSLGKNEKYSHHALPESKRDHALFEAFAPADHPKIALALIVENAGFGAASAAPIARAVMDYYLTGKWPTELLASAPKPQPQPPVDTPSVFSTGKTATIASATAAPQVAAQAASEVAAASAVAVPTASGVAAASAPAASSVAAGTTRAAPPMSPDLVAPALREAGTSAEAIAPATLDAQVLQALSHAQPAPELPPRGRGNAAAPASTPATAPKGGKEAKPGNKPAPKQAPKPAQAAP
- the gatC gene encoding Asp-tRNA(Asn)/Glu-tRNA(Gln) amidotransferase subunit GatC — encoded protein: MALELSDVKRIANLARIEVSDGEAAQTLTQLNQFFTLVEQMQAVDTTGIEPMAHPIELIQAPAQRLRDDAVTEADRRADYQQCAPATEAGLYLVPKVIE
- a CDS encoding rod shape-determining protein, giving the protein MFGFLRSYFSNDLAIDLGTANTLIYVRDKGIVLDEPSVVAIRQEGGPNAKKTIQAVGKEAKQMLGKVPGNIEAIRPMKDGVIADFTVTEQMLKQFIKMVHDTKLLRPSPRIIICVPCGSTQVERRAIRESALGAGASQVYLIEEPMAAAIGAGLPVSEPSGSMVVDIGGGTTEVGIISLGGMVYKGSVRVGGDKFDEAIVNYIRRNYGMLIGEQTAEAIKKEIGSAFPGSEVREMEVKGRNLSEGIPRAFTVSSNEILEALTDPLNQIVSSVKIALEQTPPELGADIAERGMMLTGGGALLRDLDRLLAEETGLPVLVAEDPLTCVVRGSGMALERMDKLGSIFSYE
- the gatA gene encoding Asp-tRNA(Asn)/Glu-tRNA(Gln) amidotransferase subunit GatA → MTASTIKALSAQLAAKEVSAVELARHYLARIDAGAHLNAFIHVDAEATLAQAQAADARIAAGNAAPLTGVPIAHKDVFVTRGWRATAGSKMLGDYVSPFDATVVERLSAAGMVTLGKTNMDEFAMGSSNENSAFGPVKNPWNVEHVPGGSSGGSAAAVAADLAPAATGTDTGGSIRQPASFSGITGIKPTYGRVSRYGMIAFASSLDQGGPMARTAEDCALLLSAMAGFDPRDSTSLEPGRGGDVEDFTRLLGQPLQGADAARPLAGLRIGLPKEYFGEGLADDVRTTVRASLAELEKLGATLVDISLPKTELSIPTYYVIAPAEASSNLSRFDGVRYGHRAAEYRDLADMYRKSRAEGFGWEVKRRILVGAYVLSHGYYDAYYLQAQKIRRIIAQDFQNAFGQCDVIMGPVAPTVAWKLGEKSDDPVQMYLEDIFTLSTSLAGLPGMSVPAGFGANGLPVGLQIIGNYFEEARMLQIAHAFQQATDWHARQPAA